The following is a genomic window from Malus sylvestris chromosome 7, drMalSylv7.2, whole genome shotgun sequence.
TTGTATGAAAGGTGGGGCACTAACATAggtgtgatttcttcaatttgggtTGAGGGGACAATGAGCTTTTTGGATCAAGTAATGCAGTTTGGGTTTGTATCCCGCAATGATGTTAACTTTCACATGACACTATTACACCAACCCACATGATGCTGCTAGCCTTAGCCTGCCATAAATTGCACTATAAGATACCAATAACACTTCTTGGAATGATGTTTTTGGACTTCATTTCAAGTAATCCTACCAATACTTAGTACTAGCCACATTTGAGAGTGTCTCTTTCTTTGTATTTACGAGCAAATGACAGTTTaacatatatacataaacaaCTCGTTataaacacaaaagaaaaagattatGCATGTGTGTGGAATTGTAATTTGTGTCTTGAAACTTGTACGTATATGTCTCGAGATGCAGTTCTTTATGTCTGTTTCACTACTGATGTGATGTAGGTAAGTCTCTCTTGCACGATAACAATAGGGAGGCTTCTTTGCCGGATCAATCTGGAATTGCATAAAATAGTGTTGAACAATCACACATGACGACCGCAATGTGGTTATGATGGAATAGTAAGCTCACCTACCACATCACACAAAATGGAAAATTTAAAGAAATATGTAAAGACTAGTTTGAAATACAAATTACAATCATTATGTATGTATTTATATGGCGCAACATAATTATGAATTCATATAAAATACTTTAAAGTGTTGGACACTTGTAATCGAGTTATACTATTTTCTATgaatttctttgttaattttctatgtttatttatttttctatatcttaataaaaaatagattgggattttatttattttgttttaggtTAATGACTTGATCAAAGGTATCTAGAAGCTTAGGACAAATTTTGGTATGTGATATATATATCGCCTCATAcatgaaattaattttgaaattgTTACTAAcactataaaaattaaattccgCACTCTAAAGTTTTTACATagaatttgaccaaaaaaaaagtttttacatataaaaaaaaaaaaaaactttttgagAAGTGCACAATTAGAGTATCTAAAAAAGAGATGTAAAAAAATTCTACTTTAGACTATTTTAATTGACATCTCGGTTGGAATATGAAACtttagaaaatattattttgccatgaaagctataaaaataaaatttgatatctcCATTGGATATGGTTTTAGATTTTGGAGACACCTCTTATGAGAGTGTCTAAATTTTGGACCTTACAATTTTGTActcgagaaatttttttttcaagtataatgatatattttataGGAGGGGGAGTTcggttaagccacacaatgaaCAACccaatttgatatcgaattcgtTATCTACGAGGTTCGAACCTAATACCTCTCACATaaaagtaaatatatataccatcaGACCGTAATAATAAGTAACATGTACTTaagatttaataattaataattgaataaataatatAGTTGGAGTAAACCTTTTGAAGATTATACACGGTTAGGGTCAATGTGAAGAAATTGAAATAGTCCAAGGTGGAGAAACTAGAATAAGAAACACCCATGATCCTACAAGGTCATTAATTAAGTGGCATCCCTGcataatttaattattgtagTGATTAATTGCAGATTTGTCTATGTAATTAGTATAATGTGTCCTACTCATCACCATCATTATATCataaaaaaattgcaattcCCCATCCCCAcatttctcacatattttaattttttacccATAAATAAAGTTTTGACTTTTAGGTACTTAATCCTTATTTCTTTCATAGGATATTTCTGAAGGGAATTTatttcaacaaagaaaaaaaaactaaaaatcaggtactttttttatttttaaatttcttgtACCATGGTGTGGGCTTTTCGAATCCCGTTGACTCTTTAATATAACttctaatctaacaaatatatcgttgacaaaagaaaaaaaagaaaaaaaaaaaccaaaaccagcTATCTTTGCAGAAAACCACCATCAGATTAACGGATTTTAATCCAGTTTAAACAGTTTTTTTTGTCTTGTTTGATCTCCAATAAATATAGCAGTTCTTTGTCCTCTCATCTCcatcaatctctctctcctcttcttcctctctttctctctctaaacagcGATTAATCCCAAATCAAAAGctttcaactttatagctaggTTTAGTGGTGTTAGTGGGCTTAACATTAGCAGTGGGCCTAATAAATACTAGTAACCTGGCCCAAAGGGTCCTAACCATTACCTAATCAGACATGGAAAAGAGGTAAAAGTAGCTCACTTGTTATTTTCTGCAACCACCGCCACCactgccgccgccgccaccgccATTTTCTGAGGAAATCTCGAGGAACCCAGTTCGTCAAACCCTAAACCGGATCCGAATCCAAGCTTTCCGGCCGAAATTCAGCAATCCGAGACCTGGGTTTTGCTCACATTCGCCATTGAAGATGACCCAGCTCAAGCAAATGTCCCACCTAGACAACAGTCCGCCGACGCCTGGCAAGTTCAAGATGGACAAGTCGCCCTACATTCACCGCCTCCGCTTGCACGGCTCTCTCGCCAAGCTCACATTCTGGTCCTTTGTTTTCCTCGGCTTGATCTTGATCTTCTTCTTTCGCTCGCCATCCTCCAATTCTCTGCCATCCGATCCCTCGCGCCGCTCTCTCAGAACCTACAATTGGGGCGGACCCGCCTGGGAAAAACGGGTCAGGTCCTCCGCCAAAGTCCGGTCCCGCCACGGAATCTCCGTCCTCGTCACCGGTGCGGCAGGCTTCGTCGGGACCCACGTGTCGGCGGCGCTCAAACGCCGCGGTGATGGGGTCCTTGGTCTGGACTGCTTCAATGACTACTACGACCCTTCGTTGAAGAGGGCTCGGCAGGCGCTTTTGGAGCGGAGTGGGGTGTTCATTGTGGAAGGCGACATAAACGACGCTCCTTTGCTGAGCAAGCTCTTCGAGGTGGTGGCGTTCACCCATGTGATGCATTTGGCTGCCCAAGCTGGTGTGAGGTATGCCATGGAAAACCCAGGCTCATATGTTCATAGTAATATAGCTGGTCTTGTTAATCTTCTTGAAGTTTGTAAAAATGCAAATCCACAACCTGCAATTGTTTGGGCAAGTTCTAGTTCTGTTTATGGATTAAATACTAAGGTACCCTTTTCGGAAAGAGACCGGACTGACCAGCCGGCTAGTCTTTATGCCGCCACCAAGAAAGCCGGTGAGGAAATTGCACACACTTACAACCATATCTATGGCCTTTCCCTTACCGGGTTACGGTTCTTTACTGTTTATGGCCCGTGGGGAAGGCCTGATATGGCATACTTCTTTTTCACAAGGGATATATTGAAGGGTAAGACCATTCCAATCTTTGAGGGGGCTAATCATAGAACGGTTGCAAGGGATTTTACCTACATTGATGATATTGTGAAGGGATGCTTGGCGTCATTAGATACCGCCGAGAAGAGTACTGGGAGTGGGGGAAAGAAGAAGGGGCCTGCCCAATTGCGGGTTTTCAATTTGGGGAATACATCACCTGTTCCAGTTACGGATCTTGTGACCATTTTGGAGAGACTTttaaaggtgaaggctaagagaaAGATAACAAAGTTGCCACGTAATGGGGATGTTCAGTTTACACACGCAAACATCAGTTTGGCTCAGAGGGAACTTGGATATAAGCCCACAACGGATCTGCAGACAGGGCTGAAGAAATTCGTTCGGTGGTACCTCAGTTACTATTCTGGTGGGAAGAAAGCCTCTGGATGATAAAATTCTTTTGATAGTGCGGTAGACccctttgaattcttgttgaaTATAAATATTATGATTGTTTTTAAC
Proteins encoded in this region:
- the LOC126628307 gene encoding UDP-glucuronate 4-epimerase 3-like, which gives rise to MTQLKQMSHLDNSPPTPGKFKMDKSPYIHRLRLHGSLAKLTFWSFVFLGLILIFFFRSPSSNSLPSDPSRRSLRTYNWGGPAWEKRVRSSAKVRSRHGISVLVTGAAGFVGTHVSAALKRRGDGVLGLDCFNDYYDPSLKRARQALLERSGVFIVEGDINDAPLLSKLFEVVAFTHVMHLAAQAGVRYAMENPGSYVHSNIAGLVNLLEVCKNANPQPAIVWASSSSVYGLNTKVPFSERDRTDQPASLYAATKKAGEEIAHTYNHIYGLSLTGLRFFTVYGPWGRPDMAYFFFTRDILKGKTIPIFEGANHRTVARDFTYIDDIVKGCLASLDTAEKSTGSGGKKKGPAQLRVFNLGNTSPVPVTDLVTILERLLKVKAKRKITKLPRNGDVQFTHANISLAQRELGYKPTTDLQTGLKKFVRWYLSYYSGGKKASG